GAGAAGCCTGTTACAAAGAGAAATTGCCTCGCCTACTTGGCCCAGCTTTGGGATCCCACAGGCCTCGTGACTCCAACAACTATCGAGATGAGAATTGATCTACAAGAATTGTGGAGTTCAGGCTATTCCTGGGATGAAGTCCTACCAGACCAGATtcaaacaaaatggaaaggaaATGTCCAAGTACTCAACCAACTTCTCAAGTACGAATTCAAAAGAAAGTTAAAGCCAGATAATGCAGTTGGAATGCCAGAAATACACGGATTCTGTGACGCGGGAGAGAAGGCTTATGGTTCAGCCATGTTTCTTCGTTGGAAACTTGATGACGGCAGTTACACCTGCGTTCAGCTCATGGTGAAAGCCTTTGTCTCACCCCTAAAGAAGAAGTCAATACCACGCTTGGAGTTAATGGGTTGTCTCGCGCTCTCAAGGTTATACCGAACATGTAGAGAAGCCTTAGAATTCGCGGAGATTAGCAGCTGCAAGAAAGTGTTCTGGATCGACTCCCAAGTTGTACTGTCATGGCTTAAAACAAGTCCGACAAAATTTAAACCGTTTGTCTCAGTACGAGTTGCTGAAATCCAAGAGACAATTGACCCTCAAGAGTTCAGCTACATCAGATCTGAACATAATCCAGCTGACGCCTTGACGAAAGGAATTCTCCCGGAACAGCTGGAAAAATGGTCACAAGGACCGCAGTTCCTTAGAAAACCGCAAGAAGAGTGGcccaaatttgaagaaaatacgCTGAAGATCAGTGAGGAGTTGTCAGCTGAAATGAAACCTCCCATTGAAGCCAGACCAACGTCCTGCGACAAATCAGAATTTTCAACTGCCCAGAAAGAATTAAGAGACAATCCTCTCTTTGAACATTTGATGGAAACGTGTTCAACATTCTCAAAGGCCAGGAAAACGTGAGCTTACGTACTAAGATTCGTCAACAATACAAGAATGAAAACGAAGAATAGAGATCCAATTTCGCCAAAAGAACTGACGGAGTCAGAACTTCGGTTGTTCAAATGGTGCCAACAGACGATTGACGTCGACAAGCTAGATAAGAAGCTTATTCCGTCAAAGGACGAGCATGGATTACTACGCGCGCACGGAAGATTGGAAAACATAAGGACGCTTCCTGATGAAATGCGCAATCCTATTATCCTCCCGAAGAACCATCGATTAGTCGAACTGTTACTCGTTCACCTACACGGAAAACGAGCGCACTGTGGTTACAAGAGCCTCATTTACGAATCAAGAAAGCGATTCTGGATTGTGGGAGTACGTCACATGGCAAAACGTCTAACAGGAAAATGTGTCACTTGCAAGAAACTGCGAAAGAAGCCATTGGAGCAGTTAATGGGCCAGATTCCAAAACTACGCGTAGCGGCAGGGTTTCCAGCCTTCAGTAACACAGCCATCGACATGTTTGGACCTCTGCAGGTACGACTTGGACGAAAAACGCTGAAAGAAGCACATGTAATTATATTCACTTGCATGACAACCAGAGCAGTCCATCTTGAACTAGTAACAGATAGAAGTACCGACACGTTTCTTATGGCGTTTCGACGATTTGTTTCCTTGAGAGGAAATCCTAACAACTGCTGGTCCGACTGCGGAACAAATTTCATTGGAGCTCAACACTACCTGAAGGAACTTTTGAACGACTGGGATATTCCTAGAATCCAGAGCGTTGTCTCAGAAGAATTTTCGTCTACCTTTCAGTGGATTTGGAATGTCCCTCGCACCAGTCACCAGAACGGAATTGTGGAGAGTCTCATCAAATCAGTACGACAAGCGTTGGATGCTACATCCAAAAACCAAGCCCTCACAGAAGAGCAGTGGAGAACGTATTTAGCAGAAGTTACATGCTTAATAAATCAGCGTCCTCTCTACCCAAGCTCAAACGAAATTTGGGAAAGCCCGCCTATCACGCCAAATGATCTTTTGATCGGAAATCATTTTCCACCTCCGATGCCAGAAGTAGAATCGAAAGTAAATCCAAGACACCTCATGAGAAGTACAGAGAAACGAGTGCAAGAGTTTTGGAATTGCTGGATGAAATATTTTGCTCCCAATCTGCTGCCAAGAAACAAGTGGTTGAGAAAGCGAGAAAATCTACGAAAAGGAGATTTGGTGTTAGAAATTGAACCAACCCCAAGGAGAACGTGGAAGATGGGACTTGTACTCGAAACTTATCCCGGTGAAGATGGTCTTGTTAGAAAAGCAAAGATTAAAACAGCAACGTCAGTCTATGATCGACCAATTCACAAACTATGTTTAATCGCGACAAAAGAAGAATTAAACAGCATGCCTTAGTTATACAACTTAGTTAAAACTAACTTATGtagtgcaaaaaaaaacaagttgctCAACCAATTACTTAAGTAATTCGCTTTCCGCACTGGGGGGGAGTGTTTTGCATTCCGCCCACAGCCGGCGTTACCGCGTAAATTACCTAGTGTTTATTTAGTCCCTTGAGGATATTTTAGGTTATATAAGCGGTATTAGACATTAAGACGGGGCAGAAATGGACCAGGTTTTTTGACGCTCCCTCTCGCTCGGAGTAGTCAACGTTTAATAAGTGTAATAAGGAGATTACAAGTGGCAGAATAAACGTGACGAAAGTGCAAAAACTGGTTCGTGATACTCTTCTACGTGGATACGACATATATCCAAATCAGGGACACCGACTCTCTTGTGAGGAAcacactcgtaacgtgagcttggcaCGCCTGTGATCACATGCACTAAGTGtgtatacagtagaaccccgatgACTCGAACTAACTCCAATTCCCCTTGGATTTCACCCTACTTGCCAGGAATTTTTTCTCGGTTAACTTAAATTCGGGTagctcgaattccccgctaactttCCCTTGATCAGTAAGTAAAACGCAAAAAATAACGAACACTGGTCACTATTATTAATTGATCGATGAAACAAACAGATCACGTTTCGTCATAAAATGTTACCTTGTCTGATGAAATAAGTAAATTTACACTTCACTATATTCTAAAGTTCTGAGAAATCAGTAAATATCAATTTTTAACATGGCAAATTGAATCTTTCAATCCACCTCGAttggtaactcaaaccctcgccAACTCGAACTGTGTTTCGTTTTCCTCCAGAGTTCGACTTTCAAGGGTTCTACCGTAACTGTATTTTccatttatgtatttatttactgCGAAGGGACTCTCAATAGATATTGTTTGTATCTTTTatcatttgaattattttattctatcattattatttttaaatgcatgtATTCTAAGAGCATAAGATGTTACGTTATCCGTGAAACGTACTAGTGAGTGACTAGTGCTTAGAGTTGGGAGACACTGTTACACCACACGTTCAAATTGTAAAAGGTTCAGAGTTCTATGGGTTCCACAAGAGTTGCTCgtgttcctttttttgtttttgtaccaTTCATCTCGCCTCATGTGACAATaatctccttttctttttttttcttcgagtCCCCTTGACCCAAGAATAGATTCGACAGGTGCggttttattcatttaataccacaggtaacccaggctctgtgatagtaccacagtacggttccagtaaaattacagtgtttgtattgGGTAAAAATACCGTCCAAAAATTTCTAGGAAagactaaataaagatcaatgaaacttactctgcagttaattgttgttgtccttattgctccaacagagtttcgtgataatttgcagtaatttgttcaaattcactctatatacaataataatatacaaggtaggaaacacgagatgccattttcgccgacatgcatgctctcattcaacacaactttttccacgaaattcgaactccaacggaaaatataCATctcaggatcgtagaaataggatagcagcagatgtAGAAACCAATGAatctttcccagatagagaaacgaatcccgcagactttgacaaactcgaaggatataatccaaacagaccgagaatatgctcgTCGAAGCAACCGGGCCaaatcaacgcgcggccaagaaaatgggGCCTGGGTACTGTACAAAAAATTCCATCCTgggagtcctgaggtgacctctatggggaccgatacatcatttgcccaaagccaccctaccctgctgaaacaatacttgatagaaggcaattgttcttcctagccaatcacaattcgCCAGAGCAAACCCAGCACACGCGCCtaaatttaaatggctaaaaaaacaaataataaaaccaGGATAGTCTGCCGAGTTACAAGGCGCCCCATTTCTTTTACTTAGGAAcgcaaataacagtaatgaaactATGAAATAATAACGCGAAATACTTACAAGGCGGGCTAAAAACGAAGTTGAACAAGAGGTAGATGATGACTGAGACACTGTTGCTGTGAACTCACGAGCGAAACGATCGTAAATAAACGGTGAAGCTTACAAAgtaatgtcaaaaattatacagaaaattccaacagaatatgaattgcgatgactgagacgaatgtgaaaggcaTGTGCACCAGTAAACAAAGAACCAAAAGCCTCGcacgtttgtatccgttcgataaaccatcAAATCACCCTACTATTCCCGTTCTGTTCATCCAAAGGACAATGCCTACGTAGCGAGGTGAATAATCTCtcttaactttttctttttacttcagtTTAATAATACTGTCAATCGGTCTCGCTTAAGTGGTACTCAATCGTTCTAGTTTTTATAAAGCTTATGAAAACAAGAACGATTTATGGTTTTGAAGGATAGAGCTTCTTGTGTGGCTGCTGGTAGTTTAAATATAGATGGTGGTTGGGTAATTAAGACGCGCGGCGTTCAGATGACCCTAAGGAAACGTTTACAAGGTCTTGCATAAAATCCCAACGTTACTTTACACTAAGCCCCTTCGTCTAACAAACAGACCTTTCCTTTACTTTTACAGTTTTGGTTCATGGAGTAGAATTTGTGAAGACAAGGAATGGTGGTATAGTCGATATCGGAGACTATCTACTTTTCTATTAGGGACGGATGAAAAACGAGAAGCTTGCGAATGCGCTCAAGTCATTGTTTCTATCACATCCAATGGTGACTTGCTTACAAGGTTAAAAAAAGGTGGGGGTGGGTCAAAGTATCTCTAGCGCTATTTTTTCAAGCGTTTTCAAATACTCTTTGGTAGTAAGGAGGGGGGtcagggcgggggggggggttgtaTAACGAAACAGCTGAGCCTGCTACGAATTTATTGgaagtttgtttttattttcatttactgtTACTCTTTTTAACTCAAACTTGTTTTACTTGTCTAACCTTTTTCCGTATAGCTAAACAAAAACTTCGATTTACTTAGTAATTCGCATCAGGTAATTCGCTTAAATCATAAAACTTTGTCACACTGTTCTGCCTGTTCAGTGAACTTTTTCATCAAGGCCGGTGTTTATTGTACGTTGCACTACTACTTTCTTTCCGAATTTCACTCTGGTTCTTTACAAAAGGGTGTTCATGGAGCCTCTTGACATAGTTCTTTTCTCTATCATCGTGAAAGCAGCAGGAAAGGCGCCCTGATGTTTCAATGACCCTGTCGACTCTTGTCcttcaatgaaaagaaaagatattAAGTTTTTATATATTAGTTTCCTTAATTTTATTTCGTCACAAATTCAATAAAGTAGGCCCAttcaaacaaaaatgtttttcgtcTCGCCTGCTTTTTGAGGCCGGCTCTCTTCAGTTTGAACTCTGAAGGATTGTTTTTCTAAAAGGGGGATCTAGCGATAGAAGAAAGAGCCAAGAGCCCTTAGGCAGGCTAAATTATCAAACGaagcatttaaaaaatattaatacagTAAATCCtgattttggtctggaatcgagTACGATTTTAAAGCGGCGGAACTACTGCGGTGTAAGAACGTATTTGTTGTTTCGATtctaaataaataagaaagaaagaaagagatatATACGAATTCGAAATGgtttttaagaaatctttctGTTAGctttcaagagccataatggtcccattatggctcttgttagCGTTGTAATTTAATTAGCTGATGATGAAATAATTTCTGGGTCAGCACGAGGAGCCtcaagcagtaaaatttctgtcccgtaatttaatcagttaaatcatcaaagttgacaggtctttctgatgatcaaagcgaccgttcggtttaccatttacaccttcagtgcgaagactgtcacggaaacattaacaccttcaggataattgcttgccataacagtggtaggtcgcgcgcgtctggtcggtttcgaagaacgtgatcttgactgttgttttcattcagtgactgtgcgcgttgatatgccaacgtttaaaacagactgcaacattaaatttttgttataaaagcaaagaagctgctgagtagaaactaaaccgtTCCAAActtattccgtttcattcgtgtactttcattttgatggggtctgtatgatgaatttacttctgccttctaatccggcacgtaaacaacatagagataaaacatttcattttgcctttgtggagtaaattcatcttaaaaaagttaaactagtggaccactttctccgcgtacttgtaaaaataggcatttaatatgtcgcgctacagtgcgaaaatcttcttgtcgtggattagatttcagtatacctattgttaatcttcatttcgcgccagaataaattagtttgcgcgcaaagggcgtctaaaaaaaaatcacaaggtttgtcccacttcgagtccacgttctggagatacgccggcatggtagctggaatacattgccaaggcgaagatctggcatgtTTTCTTCCTCATCTTTTTTCCCCCCCaacgtttgtttatatttgtagtgagaatgccttgcatatcggtggattttacttcagtcaagcggcttcagttcctgcggcttgctactcatcataaagaagagtgccggaatcgctttgttcgcctttaacagatttgttgtaccgaatgcaaggtaaaagaacggactactgtaaggtaagaattgaagtttaaatttgtttctcggcgaaaaatattgcatacaactcgtgaaacccgtgagtattacctctgtttaatataccggatgtcatgcgatgacccctcgcttttacgatggataagacggatacgaacaataatttctttcgcaacgtttagtataatttacttaatatggagatcatctgagaacgatttttcgttatatatgcttcatttcttggcttattccggctacgtgcgaaaaattagatgacaatgtttgtgtgctataattatactgataatttcttgcaccttgaaactcatgaaagccaaacttgtttaaccctagcaaaaaactcttttaatggaggaactcaacctgatagttgcactaaaatctaataattgttactgCATTTGCAGGCTCTCTgcaacctcgtgggtagaacatacctgaaggttacattTAAttataatcactgcatttgctctctgtaaactcgtgggtagaacatacctgaaggttacgataataataatctttgcattttctctttgtatcgtgggtagaatatacctgacggttacatttaataataatcactgcatttgctctccgtaacctcgtgggtagaatatacctgacggttacatttaataataatcactgcatttgctctctgtaacctcgtgggtagaacatacctgaaggttacgtaaataataatcattgcactttctctttgtaacctcgtgggtagaacatacctgatggttacattaataatatcactgcatttgctctccgtaacctcgtgggtagaatatacctgacggttacatttaataataatcactgcatttgctctctgtaacctcgtgggtagaacatacctgaaggttacgttaataataatcattgcatttctctttgtaaaatcgtgggtagaatatacccgATGgctacattaataataatcactgcatttgctgtccgtaaactcgtgggtagagtatacctgatggttacattaataataatcattgcattttctctttgtaacctcgtgggaaaaaaaattaatgcctctctcctggaaattttgccctgTCCTTTCAGCATAGTGATCTTTGGGTAGCGAATTCACGTAAACAagtaaaacgctttttttaacaacagcatttatattacttggctttttgagggaggttaaacattaatggaatagaatataaaaaaagctgataaagcggaaaaagttatctttacaaaatgcgctTTCACAATGTCAAGGAGTGAAATAAGCTGAGGTTTTGTAGTTAGCCCGAAGAAAACCTGTTCCTGCATGAAAAGCAGTTCTGATTCCCTTCTCTTAACTAGAAGAGATGCATAtccctgtgaaccagttttttaaccaggagcGATTCCAGCTCACTTCTGATACTTTATTGACACGAGTTtctatttcaatatatgtctaattcaagcttagccgcgtgatagctcttcattagcgaaaaggtccaagtgatattttgattgaagtgttgttttggatcctgaggttttttaacaccttttctctagcttaactggcgaagatattctaggaatttgcccttcaattccaaattctttgatgtgccgccagatgccgtgcaaaaatatcaccCCTTGCGGCTCCTCGAGGTCCGGTCCTCTATTCACTACGTCAGCTTAAACCAAGAAATCACCgaaaattttatagttttttgttgcgttttccacaaaattaaatgtaataaTTCTATTGCTCTCATAAGTTTGTTCTGTGGAATATTTAATTATTAGATGAAAACGTTCAATACCAAAATCTCAGTTTCCTGCACAAACCACTCCTGTTTCTAAAAGAGGTAAATTACTTGAAAGTTTCTaggtctttgatttctttttgtttctctaTGAAATTCATTATCGAAGTGACCTGGTGATCATTACCTTTTGCTAAGTGTTCATTCACATTTTGCTTGGTGTTgcttttttgataaaacacaaTCTGCTCGAAGAAAAGCGATAACAGTATTGATCAACTTCATTAAACAATTGATTGTGAAGCAACAACAGAGTTAAAAAGAACTAGAGAAGTTATGCACACCTCGCCTGTTGCCGACATTTTAGATGGAAATAAATGCTTCGGTCTTGATGCTTCGTTGAATGCAACTCGCGTTAAATAAGCTCGATTTTCAAATTAAGTGTATTTATAACCGATCGTCGATCATATCCTCATATGATTTGCCATTGACCACAAATATTAAAATCTCGCAAGTATGTCACAATGGGTCAAGTAAATTTCTAATCACATCACAGGTTTCTCAAGCTGACATGACGTTACGAGTGTGTTATGTCAAGAGAGGAAGGGGCTTGGTTATGGATATTTTCTCACAAGAGAGTAGGTGTCGTGTTACAAGCGACTTTTCAGACGGGAAATATAATGTACTGAGGTCTGCGAACACTAAATATCATTAATTATTCTTACTTTTTAGTCTCgtttgcgtaagcagcgagtttcataatctgcaacgcgtttttcttCGCATTTATGACACAAAAGGGGAGTAATTGTGCCAGGCATTCCCAGCGGAGACGGTGGAAATTGGGACTAATGATCGTTGCTTGATCGAAACGATTTTCTATCGCTTCAAAGCTTTggttactttggaacaagtgaacactactgagtggacgaaaaacaataagaatcttaattagcaaaactgcgatggtcgggtgttgtaaactttgaTTGTATGCAAATGGTGTCTTGTGATGCGATGACtgaaatcaggggcacccaacgtcaattttcggaaaacatctgttcggaagatgattcgagatctagaatttttggaacatttgctgtaaaatttcttgcttgtctgcctctcctaggattttcgaacatctaaaaaattgtataattgcccatttttaacggatttttaccctaaataggtcacctagaattttcgagagtttttttttttttgtggctgaaattttcgaaaaggtccGTTTTtattcctataattttcggatcactagacttttgagctaggaaattcgaacagatgaaaaatttttaggggataaaaatatgcctatatctaccgtttaaatactaaaatacactTAACAATGCTaagtttaagtggttttgaactatattctcgttgggtgccaatgattgaaatgacgtgccgcgtaaatcacttttttcccccggcaatgatgtaatttctccgGAATCTAGGCCCTTaaattttcgtgtaattatacacgcgtatagcctgcgacagcagacgtatttccggtcgtcactAACaagcgtactaaatcaattcagaaacaaataaaaagtatcgacatcgataa
The sequence above is a segment of the Porites lutea chromosome 3, jaPorLute2.1, whole genome shotgun sequence genome. Coding sequences within it:
- the LOC140932157 gene encoding uncharacterized protein, translated to MKTKNRDPISPKELTESELRLFKWCQQTIDVDKLDKKLIPSKDEHGLLRAHGRLENIRTLPDEMRNPIILPKNHRLVELLLVHLHGKRAHCGYKSLIYESRKRFWIVGVRHMAKRLTGKCVTCKKLRKKPLEQLMGQIPKLRVAAGFPAFSNTAIDMFGPLQVRLGRKTLKEAHVIIFTCMTTRAVHLELVTDRSTDTFLMAFRRFVSLRGNPNNCWSDCGTNFIGAQHYLKELLNDWDIPRIQSVVSEEFSSTFQWIWNVPRTSHQNGIVESLIKSVRQALDATSKNQALTEEQWRTYLAEVTCLINQRPLYPSSNEIWESPPITPNDLLIGNHFPPPMPEVESKVNPRHLMRSTEKRVQEFWNCWMKYFAPNLLPRNKWLRKRENLRKGDLVLEIEPTPRRTWKMGLVLETYPGEDGLVRKAKIKTATSVYDRPIHKLCLIATKEELNSMP